ataataaaaaagatgCACAAATGGCCAAATATGTACCTTCATGAAGATAGCATCACCAGAAGGGATTGATTTGAACATGTCACCACCCACATGGATCACACCTAAATACAATTAAGCAAACAACAATCACTACTTTCATCCCAAAACAGATATCTATAAAAACACTACAAAACTACAATAGCATATCTTCACATAAGAGAAGTTAGGACCCCCAATCATATGGCCATAGatagtgataaaaaaaataatccaaaatttaaaaaatatttaactaaAAAAACGATAGTACTGTTCAACCTATATTCCTGTTTTCTATGAGACTCAAGTCCAGCAACCATCACGTCTCACCAGTTGAAGAAGCTTTTGAAACTTCTTCCTAGTCTTTCAGACACAAACAGAAGATGAATTGGATAGCAGCTTTGCTGGCCTTACATTTGCAAACATGGTCTTCTACCATACTGTTCAGAtgcacacactttataagtcaaaaaaataccatcccaaaaccatatagtAATGGGAGGAAGGGCTTCAATAAGTTATAAAGTGTGCATACCATTTTTAATTCGTCCATGAGGGACAAATCATCCTAACAATAATACAACTATGCATCCTAACAATAATACAACTACGCAGTACAACTGGATAACAGATTCAGAAGCTTTTGATCACATGAACACAAGCTTAGACAATCTGACTAAGCCTCGGATCTCAATGCCTAATGCTCACGTCAATCTTCTCAAAGGGAATATTGCAGATATCTCACATGTGGGTAGTGCAAGCCTAAGAAGTGGTATGGAACTGAAAAATGTGTTGAAAGGACCTGACTTAAAAGCACAATATCTAGTCTATACACAAGTCAGACCAAGAACATGGGTACAAGGTGACTTTCTGCAGAGCAATGTTTGTTATACAAGAGTGCAGAACCCAGAAGGCCAGAAGAAAGCAAGATAGAGCCTGGCTTACACTACTTTGTTGACACACTAATATAGAGTTGTCTTGAATGTTAGGTCAAGTTCAAGATACAGAAAACTGTTCAAGCTGGGGAGAAGCAATTACGCCATAAGTAAACAGTACACACATTGTGAGCAGTTAGCGGGGTAGACGCAAGAGCAGTGACAAACCAAAGAAAAAAAGTGAGTGAGAACACATATACTCGCAGATACAGAAAAAAtctaatacaaaaatatatatacaaaattatcataaaaatacatcaaatttttagttttttaaactTAGTAGCCTCACGTGCGGGCAAATGAACTCGTGGGTCGTGGCATACCTGGACACGAACCTactgaaaaactaaaaaaggcAGGGTTTATTAGAGATGGGGAAGATGAAATGGCCAATGTATGCTTACCATGCCCAATGGCCATGTTCACCAAACAAGTATATTAGCTTAGTGATTCAAGTGCAAATAATGCATTTAAGTTTGTTAATTGCAAGAGCCACGCCATCCCATGTGCAAGAATGTCCCCAAGAGCGTGAAAGAAGAGTTGCTCGAATGAGCAGTCACGAGATAATCAGTGGCATGCGTAGAAGGTTAATCGAACAAACAAGATGGATGCTCAAACAAGCAGCAAAGGGGCAACAAGTCAGTAGCAGAACATGTGGGTTGCTCAAACGAGGAAGGTAAGTGCTTGAACGAGCATTGAGGAGCGAGCAAGAAGTGAGCTAATGAAGTCCGTGCTTGAATTAGAACCAAATGTGCTTGAACAAGCATGTTGGTCGAGCTAGCCAATTTTTGGTCGATCACAGCTTGGCTGAATCGAGGTAGGCTTAAGTGTGGAGAAACGAACTCAATCTTGCTCATAAATTAGAAGGTGGTGCTTCATGCTTGAACAAGTGTCTTATGAGCTTGAATAGCTGGTCAGCCAATGTTTCTAGATGGTCAAACCAGCcaataatatttgataaataaatcaCATTATCCCAACCTATTAAGCTATTTACCCCTATTTCTAACACATTTTAGAAGTATTGTACCATaattacaaaattaattttttgaaggGAATTTTTATTTCCCTGAAATTacaaaattcctaaaaattgttttttttagagTTACCAACACTCCCTTTAATGATTAAATTCCTAAGCTATGTGTAAATTCTCTAAATTTGCTACTCCATGATATACTTgccccaaaacataaaccaaaCAACTGCTCTCTCCTATTGATTATCTCATTGGTTTTTACATGTTTATCAATaccttaatttaattattaatatatctaattatatataattaaaaattataattaatattaataaaatttacatacaacattttaattatgcatcattaaaaattataaaatttataaattaagggTGAAAAGTAAATAGTAACAAAAAGCAAATAGAACAAGGCTATCAAGAACCGGCTAGCTTCATTTCACAAAGAACTATTTCATTGGTCAaaactcaaaacaaaaaaaaaaattaatgaagatgatATTCATTCACCTGGAATTTGAGGAGCTTGAGCAACAACTTCAGGAAGATCAAAATTAATCCCTTCTTTAATCCCTCCATATTTCCCCATAATCATCTTCAAACAATCACCAGCACTTCCTCCGACATCAATCAATCTTACAACCCCATCAAACCCATCATAACCACCATATAACACCGCCTTCATAAACGGCACAGACACACCCGCCATTGCTCGTTGCATAAGCCCATTCATCTCTTCACTCTTCCCATAATACTCATACGCAGGTTCCCCATTCCCCACCTCAAATGGAGTCTTCGAAGTCGGACCAATAACCGCACGATCAACCAACAACCAAGCTTTCACAAGCGCTTCTTGATGGTGTTGCAGCAAGTACTCCCCGTGCGAAATCCCATTTTCATCATCACCAACCAGAGTTCTTCCGATTTCAGTTACTAAATACCTTCTAGAAGATTCTCCTGGAAGAGGTGGGTGTTCGGAAAATACCCCGTATGTAGAGAGTAAGCGGAGGAGACGGCCGAGATTATCGGCATCGGCGTGAGGATTGTTGGGGAGGATTAAGGGGATAATTTGGGAAGGTGTTAGAGGGGTTTTAGGGTTGGAAGACCACATAGCGGTAGGAACTTTGAGACGAACAATGGCGTTTAACGCCATGGGAATGCTTATCATGTTAGCGAGTTCCATGATTGctagtcttgctttgtttcttgaTTCAGAGGTTTCGTCTAAATCCGATGGTTTTTCCGGCGGCGATGACATTTTGGTCGGAATTTCGATGAGATTTTTGGTTGGTAGATTGAAATGTAAAAACTATGAAGTGCGTTTGTGGGTGTGAAAATTTGGGTCATGTAGTCATGTGGTGTGTCATATACTCATATGTCATGTGCAAGAAACCAAGAACTATAAAGTGAAGTGGGGCTTCTTTATGATGGAACTCGAATTAATATACACTACAGAAATGCAtgtgaaatattaatttattttttattaaaattgtcGTATTATAAAATGACTTTAATtggaaaaatttaaattattttacaataaaaattattttctgtATAAGAGTTAATCTAAATtcatattatagtttttttatatttgtcaatAAATTACTTATATGAGTTTATTTTACagtaaaatcattttaaacttgCTGTTGAAATATAGGCCTTTATTCTATACAAATATCACTTTATTAAGgttgaaatcaaaataaagTGGTTGAGTTTAATCAAGATTGTTATAGTGTGTAATCTCTTGGATATGATGACTAAGATTTTGTCAACCAACGAATATCGCATATGCATAGATAGTGGATTTGGTTAGTCTTTCATCTTGTGTGTTTGTCATATCTTTAGAAAGCTTGGTCATCTACAATaaactaatgataataataatatataaaaaaattacatttttccaTATATTATTTACGGTAATTGTTCATGTTGAGTTTTTATATTCTAAAACGACGCGAATAATAAATTGCATTCAAATAAGCTACAACTATATCATTCACAAACTCATCAGTGATCTTGTTGCTTAACTCAGCCTTATTACAATAATCGATCACCACCAATCCACCATTTCAAAATGTATAGCCAAAAATTCTAAATCAATTATCTAGACTTTTAttccaaaaaatttaaattaattatctaGACTTTTATTCCAATccaccatgttaaattaggctggacttattgtgaatatcAGCATGTTAACGGGGagacacgaggtgcacacacttcataaaccAAGGACATATACCTTCCcgaaaccatatggcaatgggaagaaggtcttcgatagcttataaagcgtgcacaccattttcaatttgtcGATATGTGATAACTTATCCCAacaccacccccccccccccacctcACATGTGAACCCCCGTCAAATTAGCATGTGGGTGTagtcaattagggtaggaacgtcATTCTTTTCAAACCtaccattttttaatttttatcgaACCATCGGCTTTGATACCATGTTGGAATAATATTTTCCCTTGCCTTTTCTCATTGATAATGTGAGTATATATACAACAGCTGGTCTTAGCCGAAACCGTCTCAAATTGAGACCACGAGTAGGTCGGCCCGATTTACGCGTGTATCAACCTCACATGCTTTCTctcgtttttttcattttctgggaatttttcaattttaatcttaaaggtatcaattttgatcttaaaggtattaatttcaatttaaagtaaactttaaacggatcaattaacataaacattttcaattctgacctatttgtgatcaattttgacgttaaattgatcaatttctacctaaatatggttatGTTTCACAATTTAAGAACGAAGttaataaaatgatattattttatcattctatggatgaatttcaaacaacaaatgaatagtcaataacactatcaataatattgttaaaacattgtacaatacaagtacttttattcaatgcaacatgatggttctaatggaacataagagtacttgtactctttaatcatcgatcaataatagtgatattattttttcctcaacacgtttatatatatttataaatagttcaaattgaatatgttagtagttaaattatgacacataaattgacaattgataTTTTATGATCTAGCTCAATTTTAAACGTATaagcttcaattatcgttttcaaaataagtatttcaaagtctataaagatattttataggttttaattcaaattgaatatgttaatagttaaattatgacatataatttgacaatgatgttttataatctaactcaattttgaacttctaatcttcaattatcgttttaaaaataagtattcaaactgtatagatatattgtatagcatttagttcaaattttatatgttaatagttttaacactattattgatggttttattgaccatttatttgttgtttgaaattcatccatacaatgatagaataatactctctcctattcatcttaagtgtcccatttactttatacactctatccaatgtacttatttaatccttaataaatcgagttatgtataattaaaaattataaaaagttgatattaataatctttacatcaaaacgaatcaaataagatcccacatgactatgttttaacttatagattaataataaaatgcaatttaagagtgataaatgaacagtgtctcaaaagtaaatgaaacatatttaggtagaaattgatcagtttaacgttaaaattgatcacttataggttcaaattgaaattttttactttaattgatatgtttaagtattactttgcgttaaaattgatacctttggtcaaaattgataaatgcccagaaaatgaaaaaaagaaggaaaaacgTGTGATATTTTTACACGTGCAAATTGGGCCAACCCACTCTTGGTGTCAATTTGAGACGAACTCGACCAAATTTTGgtgtatataaaaatataatcgaaaatttgaaaaaataagacaattaaacaacttatttcccaaaataagctccatgaaaacttatttcccaaaataagcttccgtacatccaaacctaggtttggcaAGAgttgttgttagtaacagcgaaagagaaaaaaaaaaaaactaaaagcccaaagtcgctgttactaacaacgactttaaggttaactggtaACTCCTTCACCTCGTCAGCTGGAATAAGGAAGTAACTAAcaactgaaaacttaaaacgcattaagttgttgttactaacagcgacttaaaaaaaaatttttttttttttaaagttgctgttagtaacagcgactttaggcttttaattttttttttctctttcgctgttactaacagcgactcttgccaaacctaggtttggatatacggacgcttattttggaaattaagttttcacggagcttattttggaaattaagttttcacggaacttattttgggaaataagttgtttaattgtcttatttttttcaaattttcaatataataaGTAGAAAGGTGGGCTAACTATACAAAGGCCCAATGGGGTTAtatgaaacaaaaaattatcctaacacacaaatttttaaaaaagatttatttACAATTGTAGAATTAAATTACTAATCAATTGAAATTCTAACaaatcaataatcaaataagaaagatGACTAAAATTCCATtggaaattttcatttcttttaaaACTATTTTCTTTGTGAAATTcttagaaattattttttatgttcaaTTGAACGAGAAATTACAAGTAACACGGGAATTGTATTTACAAACCCTCCTCTTGATAACTACATTCCTACAGTCGTTTTTAAGAATTtgcacttcaaaaaaattttcatttactaTACTTACTCAAAAATGCcaattaaacaattattttaaacaaGCAATTAAAACAGAAATAGAAGAAAATTATGAGGCACAAACAACCTCTAAATGGTTCAATCCATTATTACTATTCTAAGTCATAtatcatacaatatatatatatatatatatatatatatatatatatatatatatatatatatatatatatatatatatatatatacacacacatatatttcAATCCTAAATATCTATAATTAGCGTAAAAACTCATGTAATGTACGATTTTGTTAGCATcgatatatataaacacatgatattaaaaaataaagccaGATATATTATACAGTAGACATATTCAATTTTGACAGTTATATGTATGATTAATTCTGTAATTTTGGAAATTGTCAGCAACATATCATGTAGTATGTTATATCCTctactcaatttaactataaataaatggaaaatttgaaatgtctAATCCAATTTCtcaaaaaattgaacaaaataatataactttcaactttattccaaaactaagcgtgaaattcccaaacctgaggtttggggctgttcacagttactaactgcgaacaggtcaaaatagGTCAAATAactgttcgtagttagtaactgcaaacagcccTTTGACCaattttgacctgttcgcagtagaatgctccacaaatacgcagatctttttatttttttcattttccccAATTCTCAAAACCCTAGCTTATCACTCGACATTCTCCCTTTAAAACCAtagattcaatccatcaatttcTTGCATTCTTCTTTCAATTtgacacttcaaaattagtctgTAATACTCTAGAttgctcaaaggtaaacttgtttgcgttttttttagtatatatgtagttttttagggttttaatcaaatttgcttattttttcaaatgtaggttactagttcttttgcttcactcaaagcttctccTACTAGGCCAACTTTTcttttgcttcactcaaagcttctctcttaactttactcaaagctattctcttctctagctttactaaaagctttctaattctcctctagacttacccaagtctagttacaacaattctttCAAAAACCCTTTGCAAGgataaattttctaaaaataaaattaaagagttgcacaagaaaatattataaattaattggcaatttttgaacaaaatatttcttgttaatttttccaaACTCACTTATGATTTTCAAGGCTCATAGAGTGCTTAATTTTTGAAACAAACAAGTCTTGTATTTATAGAGTTAATTTAGTTAATAAAAAAGGAAGTAACTACTCATTATTCCCTTACCCTAAaaataaggagaataatatggatcttGAATTTACAAGGTTTAAAAGCCACGGTTATTTCCTTAATAAAAGGTAAAATAGATGTACAAATGATTTACAAGTAAAAGCCACGGTTTTcctttttctaataataggtaaATTAGTTACTTACTAGAATTAGATCCAAAATAAAAGCCTAtttttaaaaggagaaaaaaaaggaagaaatatTCCATTTTTAGAAAATCACACGGTTATATTTTTAGgtgattataaaatattttgccaattaacttaattaataaataatgcaacaaattaattttaactaatacatcaactaaaaattcagaaaataacTTAATCAAAATTTTCCAGCAGACGTATCTTCTCCAGACTCCAGTCTGGGAATAATGCACTGTTTTTATTTTCCAGTAacgttagatcatcaaacttgggaacagtagacctcctgtctacatttgacatcctaagcgatataccttatctaacttcatTAAATTCTTTTGATGAGTAcacgttcatagactaagtAATAGGCACTATCAACTATCCTTAacaagaccggatatcgacctgcatacaatctctaaaaatacatttgtttatataaagtgcAGTCattatcaaaacctaagagtGCCAACAGAGGTCATGGTCGCAATACACGGGCTTTGAATTTAGACATGATCCCGATCAAATTCGTGGTAAAGGAAGGACTAAGTCTAAGAGAATTGCCAAGAAATGGATGAGGGtagaaagaaacaaaataattgtcgtcgttgtgggagtgaaggtcacaacactagaacatGTGATTCCAGttaacatatactatatatattatactagtaTGATACTctataacatatataataatgttaaacTTACAACACAAATGTATgatacataattacataatagGAATATTAACTAAAATTACTGCGGACACAGTAGTagaggagatggatccagcagctccaggaccCCAAGACTCTAGTGTCTTAACTATGCAGCAGGAGCACAGGAGCACTCCTCTTTGGAATGCTCAGGTTAGTTGTACAATAGTTgtgatttgcattttattaatgataacatacaagtaacttatgTATAACTCCATATTCATAAGTGTCCGATACAGACACGTTAGTCACTGGGCATCCAGATTCCGTTCCATGGGTGATCGATGAAAGGGTCATCCCGTACCTGGAGCTCACGAGGTTGTATGACTTTCACCTTGTTGCATACGATAGAGTTGACCGTGCTATTatcacagttactaactgcgaacaactattttgtcttttttgacctgtttgcatttattaactgcgaacagtcaaaaacctcaggtttggaaatttcacgcttagttttggaataaagttgaaaGTTGTTTTATTATgttcatttttttgaaaatttgtttaAAGATACTTTAATGGTAAAGATATTGATGAAGACTAAATGTCATGACATTTTTCTTTAACCAATAAATGAATTACATTTGACAGAACTCTCTTTATTCGTGATACTTGAAATTTTCCAAACTTTTACCATAATGTATGATTGTActtgatgaaaaattataagaagttaattttaatataatgtcCTTTGACAaatcaagacaagaagtcataatatgctttaaattataaattgaaaataaaataaatctagAGTGATTATAGAATATTGTTGAAAACAACAAATGAGATATTTAATTGAGAAAAGGAGTATATTATCGTGTGGATGTaaaaaagttcaaaataaaCCCGATGTTTTGAACTTAACTTATTTTGAGAGGATATGAACTTAACTTTAAGTCTTTAATAtgtgaatttaattta
The sequence above is drawn from the Amaranthus tricolor cultivar Red isolate AtriRed21 chromosome 5, ASM2621246v1, whole genome shotgun sequence genome and encodes:
- the LOC130813238 gene encoding nicotinate N-methyltransferase 1, whose product is MSSPPEKPSDLDETSESRNKARLAIMELANMISIPMALNAIVRLKVPTAMWSSNPKTPLTPSQIIPLILPNNPHADADNLGRLLRLLSTYGVFSEHPPLPGESSRRYLVTEIGRTLVGDDENGISHGEYLLQHHQEALVKAWLLVDRAVIGPTSKTPFEVGNGEPAYEYYGKSEEMNGLMQRAMAGVSVPFMKAVLYGGYDGFDGVVRLIDVGGSAGDCLKMIMGKYGGIKEGINFDLPEVVAQAPQIPGVIHVGGDMFKSIPSGDAIFMKWVLTTWTDDEIKLIMKNCYDALPAGGKLVACEPVLPDTTDESHRTRALLSGDIFVMTIYGAKGRHRMEEEYRQLGSSAGFPHFRAVHIDYFFTILEFQK